From a single Georhizobium profundi genomic region:
- the rplF gene encoding 50S ribosomal protein L6, with the protein MSRIGKKPVQVPSGVTASVEGQTVKAKGPKGELSFVANDEVLVKMEDGAVVVTPMDDSKNARSKWGMSRTMVENIMLGVSKGYERKLEINGVGYRATMQGKNLQLALGYSHDVIYQTPEGISIACPKPTEIIISGIDKQRVGQVAAEIREFRSPEPYKGKGVKYAEERIVRKEGKKK; encoded by the coding sequence ATGTCTCGTATCGGTAAGAAACCCGTTCAGGTTCCCTCGGGCGTCACTGCCTCGGTGGAAGGTCAGACGGTCAAGGCCAAGGGCCCCAAGGGCGAGCTCAGCTTCGTTGCCAACGACGAAGTGCTGGTGAAGATGGAAGATGGCGCAGTTGTCGTCACTCCGATGGACGACAGCAAGAACGCCCGTTCGAAGTGGGGCATGTCCCGCACGATGGTCGAAAACATCATGCTGGGCGTCTCCAAGGGCTACGAGCGCAAGCTCGAGATCAACGGCGTCGGATACCGCGCCACAATGCAGGGCAAAAATCTGCAGTTGGCGCTTGGCTACAGCCATGACGTCATCTATCAGACGCCCGAAGGCATCTCGATCGCCTGCCCGAAGCCGACGGAAATCATCATCAGCGGCATCGACAAGCAGCGCGTCGGTCAAGTCGCCGCGGAGATCCGTGAATTCCGCTCGCCGGAGCCCTACAAGGGCAAAGGCGTGAAGTACGCGGAAGAGCGCATCGTCCGCAAGGAAGGCAAGAAGAAGTAA
- the rplR gene encoding 50S ribosomal protein L18: MATKKETLTRRASRVRRQLKKVSNGRPRLSVHRSSKNIYAQLIDDTKGHTLASASTLDTDLRTSLKTGADTAAAAAVGKLLAERATKAGVTEVVFDRGSFIYHGRIKALAEAAREGGLSF; this comes from the coding sequence ATGGCTACGAAGAAAGAAACCCTTACGCGTCGTGCCTCACGCGTCCGCCGCCAGCTGAAGAAGGTGTCCAATGGCCGTCCGCGGCTGTCGGTTCACCGTTCGTCGAAGAACATCTATGCCCAGCTGATCGACGATACGAAGGGTCACACCCTCGCATCGGCATCGACGCTGGATACGGATCTGCGTACTTCGCTGAAGACGGGTGCGGATACGGCGGCTGCTGCCGCTGTCGGCAAGCTCCTCGCGGAGCGCGCCACCAAGGCCGGCGTCACGGAAGTCGTGTTCGACCGTGGTTCGTTCATTTACCACGGCCGGATCAAGGCCCTCGCCGAAGCTGCCCGCGAAGGCGGTCTCAGCTTCTAA
- the rpsE gene encoding 30S ribosomal protein S5 yields the protein MAREARRENRGRDEERDSEFVDKLVHINRVAKVVKGGRRFGFAALVVVGDQKGRVGFGHGKAREVPEAIRKATESAKRDLIFVPLRSGRTLHHDVHGRHGAGKVLLRAAKPGTGIIAGGPMRAVFETLGMHDVVAKSTGSSNPYNMVRATFDALKKQMHPKDIAAQRGIKFATLQARRAEASGSTAAVEE from the coding sequence ATGGCAAGAGAAGCACGCCGCGAAAACCGCGGTCGCGATGAAGAGCGCGATAGCGAATTCGTCGACAAGCTCGTCCACATCAACCGCGTCGCCAAGGTCGTCAAGGGCGGCCGTCGTTTCGGTTTCGCAGCCCTCGTCGTCGTCGGCGACCAGAAGGGCCGCGTAGGCTTCGGTCATGGCAAGGCACGTGAAGTGCCGGAAGCCATCCGCAAGGCAACCGAAAGCGCCAAGCGCGATCTCATCTTCGTACCGCTGCGTTCGGGCCGTACCCTGCACCATGACGTGCATGGCCGCCACGGCGCCGGCAAGGTTCTGCTGCGTGCGGCAAAGCCCGGTACGGGTATCATCGCCGGTGGTCCGATGCGCGCCGTTTTCGAAACGCTCGGAATGCATGACGTCGTCGCCAAGTCGACCGGTTCGTCGAACCCGTACAACATGGTTCGCGCCACCTTCGACGCGCTGAAGAAGCAGATGCACCCAAAGGACATCGCTGCACAGCGTGGCATCAAGTTCGCGACGCTTCAGGCGCGCCGCGCCGAAGCTTCGGGCAGCACGGCTGCCGTCGAGGAATAA
- the rpmD gene encoding 50S ribosomal protein L30, which translates to MAETQSGKTITIEQIGSPIRRPAEQRATLIGLGLNKMHRRRTLVDTPSVRGMIRTVSHLVRVVEEN; encoded by the coding sequence ATGGCTGAGACACAGTCGGGCAAGACGATCACGATCGAACAGATCGGCAGCCCCATCCGCCGTCCGGCAGAGCAGCGTGCAACGCTGATCGGCCTGGGCCTGAACAAGATGCACCGCCGCCGCACGCTCGTCGACACTCCGTCGGTACGTGGCATGATCCGGACGGTCTCTCACCTCGTTCGCGTCGTCGAAGAAAACTGA
- the rplO gene encoding 50S ribosomal protein L15: protein MKLNELHDVDGATKPRKRVGRGIGSGSGKTAGRGVKGQKSRSGVAINGFEGGQMPIYRRLPKRGFTNIFAKDFNVVSLGRIQAAVDAKKLDAGKTVDVEALKAAGIIRRSKDGVRVLSDGDLNAKLTLEVAGASKSAIEKIEKAGGSVKLLSAAAENDADTK from the coding sequence ATGAAACTGAATGAATTGCATGACGTCGATGGCGCCACCAAGCCGCGCAAGCGCGTCGGTCGCGGCATCGGCTCGGGCAGCGGCAAGACCGCTGGCCGTGGTGTCAAGGGTCAGAAATCCCGTTCGGGCGTCGCCATCAACGGCTTCGAAGGCGGCCAGATGCCGATCTATCGTCGTCTGCCGAAGCGCGGCTTCACGAACATCTTCGCCAAAGACTTCAATGTCGTCTCGCTCGGCCGTATCCAGGCCGCAGTCGACGCCAAGAAGCTCGACGCCGGCAAGACTGTCGATGTCGAAGCTCTGAAGGCTGCAGGCATCATCCGTCGCTCCAAGGATGGCGTTCGCGTCCTGTCCGATGGCGACCTGAATGCCAAGCTGACGCTCGAAGTTGCCGGTGCCTCCAAGTCTGCGATCGAAAAGATCGAAAAGGCTGGCGGTTCGGTCAAGCTCCTGAGCGCCGCTGCTGAAAACGACGCCGACACCAAGTGA
- the secY gene encoding preprotein translocase subunit SecY: protein MASAAEQLASNLNFAAFAKAEDLKKRIWFTLGALLVYRLGTFIPLPGLDPDAFAQAFQQQAGGVLGLFNMFAGGAVERMAIFALGIMPYISASIIMQLMTSVVPSLEQLKKEGEQGRKVINQYTRYGTVLLGTLQAYGIAVGLESGAGIVVDPGWFFRISTVITLVGGTMFLMWLGEQITARGIGNGISLIIFAGIVAAMPTAIAGTLELGRTGALSTGIIIAVILIAIACIALIVFVERAQRRLLIQYPKRQVGNRMFQGDTSHLPLKLNTAGVIPPIFASSLLLLPATVAGFSDTTTMPPWATTILATLGHGQPLYMLLYAAMIAFFAFFYTAVVFNPKDTADNLKKHGGFIPGIRPGERTADYIDYVLTRITVIGAIYLVVVCLLPEFLIARTGVPFYLGGTSLLIVVNVTLDTVAQVQGHLIAQQYEGLIKKSKLRGGKRKR from the coding sequence ATGGCATCTGCAGCCGAACAACTCGCCTCCAATCTCAATTTCGCAGCCTTCGCCAAGGCCGAGGATTTGAAGAAGCGCATCTGGTTCACGCTTGGTGCGCTTCTCGTCTATCGGCTTGGGACGTTCATTCCGCTGCCGGGCCTGGATCCTGACGCTTTCGCGCAGGCCTTCCAGCAGCAGGCGGGCGGCGTGCTCGGGCTGTTCAACATGTTCGCCGGCGGTGCTGTCGAACGCATGGCGATCTTTGCGCTCGGCATCATGCCGTATATTTCCGCCTCCATCATCATGCAGCTCATGACGTCGGTCGTGCCGTCGCTCGAGCAGCTGAAGAAGGAAGGCGAGCAGGGCCGCAAGGTCATCAATCAGTACACGCGCTACGGTACTGTGCTGCTCGGCACGCTTCAGGCCTACGGCATTGCCGTCGGGCTTGAGTCGGGGGCAGGGATCGTCGTCGATCCAGGCTGGTTCTTCCGCATTTCGACCGTCATCACGCTTGTCGGCGGCACGATGTTCCTGATGTGGCTCGGCGAGCAGATCACGGCACGCGGCATCGGCAACGGCATTTCGCTGATCATCTTCGCGGGCATCGTCGCCGCCATGCCGACGGCAATCGCCGGTACGCTGGAACTTGGCCGCACGGGCGCCCTGTCGACGGGCATCATCATCGCCGTCATCCTGATCGCCATCGCCTGCATCGCGCTCATCGTCTTTGTCGAGCGTGCTCAGCGCCGCCTTCTGATCCAGTATCCGAAGCGCCAGGTGGGCAACCGGATGTTCCAGGGCGACACGTCGCACCTGCCGCTAAAGCTGAATACGGCCGGCGTCATCCCGCCGATCTTCGCATCGTCGCTCCTGCTTCTGCCGGCGACGGTTGCGGGCTTCTCCGACACGACGACGATGCCGCCATGGGCGACGACGATCCTGGCGACGCTTGGCCATGGCCAGCCGCTCTACATGCTGCTCTACGCTGCAATGATCGCGTTCTTCGCCTTCTTCTACACGGCTGTCGTCTTCAATCCGAAGGACACGGCCGACAATCTGAAGAAGCACGGCGGCTTCATCCCGGGCATCCGTCCTGGTGAGCGCACGGCGGACTACATCGATTACGTGCTGACGCGCATCACGGTCATCGGTGCTATCTATCTTGTCGTCGTCTGTCTCTTACCCGAATTTCTAATCGCACGGACGGGCGTTCCGTTCTATCTCGGGGGTACATCGCTGCTGATCGTCGTCAATGTGACGCTCGACACGGTAGCGCAGGTTCAGGGGCATCTCATCGCGCAGCAATATGAGGGGCTCATCAAGAAGTCCAAGCTGCGGGGAGGCAAGCGCAAGAGATGA
- a CDS encoding adenylate kinase has protein sequence MRLILLGPPGAGKGTQAQRLVEKYGIPQLSTGDMLRAAVAAQTEVGKRAKAVMDAGKLVSDDIVNAIVSDRIDQDDCRKGFILDGYPRTLVQADAVEQMLAAKGLDLSVVIEMHVDDELLVDRIAGRYTCANCGAGYHDTNHQPKNPGVCDKCGSTEFKRRPDDKAETVQTRLQAYYKETSPLIGYYHCKGKLKSLDGMAPMDDVTAQIEAILANV, from the coding sequence ATGAGATTAATACTTCTAGGACCGCCGGGAGCGGGCAAGGGGACACAAGCTCAACGGCTGGTCGAGAAGTACGGCATTCCCCAACTTTCAACTGGCGACATGCTGCGTGCAGCGGTCGCCGCCCAGACCGAAGTCGGCAAGCGCGCCAAAGCGGTCATGGATGCGGGCAAGCTCGTATCAGACGACATCGTGAATGCGATCGTGTCCGACCGGATCGATCAGGACGATTGCCGCAAGGGTTTCATCCTCGACGGTTATCCGCGGACCCTGGTGCAAGCTGATGCGGTCGAGCAGATGCTGGCGGCAAAGGGGCTGGATCTTTCGGTCGTGATCGAGATGCACGTCGACGACGAGCTTCTGGTCGACCGCATTGCCGGACGCTACACTTGCGCCAATTGCGGCGCGGGCTATCACGACACGAACCATCAGCCAAAAAACCCGGGCGTCTGCGACAAGTGCGGCTCGACGGAGTTCAAGCGTCGACCGGACGACAAGGCCGAAACGGTTCAGACGCGCCTTCAGGCCTATTACAAGGAAACGTCGCCGCTGATCGGCTACTACCACTGCAAGGGCAAGCTGAAGTCCTTGGATGGTATGGCACCGATGGACGACGTGACTGCCCAGATAGAAGCGATCCTCGCGAACGTCTGA
- the rpsM gene encoding 30S ribosomal protein S13: MARIAGVNIPTNKRVIIALQYIHGIGPKLAAEIVSKNNIPAERRVNQLSDAEVLAIREAIDRDYQVEGDLRRETSMNIKRLMDLGCYRGLRHRRGLPVRGQRTHTNARTRKGPAKAIAGKKK, encoded by the coding sequence ATGGCCCGCATTGCAGGCGTAAACATTCCGACCAACAAGCGCGTCATCATCGCGCTTCAGTACATTCACGGCATCGGCCCGAAGCTGGCTGCCGAGATCGTGTCCAAGAACAACATTCCGGCAGAGCGCCGCGTGAACCAGCTTTCTGACGCTGAAGTTCTCGCGATCCGCGAAGCAATCGACCGCGACTACCAGGTCGAAGGTGACCTGCGCCGCGAGACCTCGATGAACATCAAGCGTCTCATGGACCTCGGCTGCTACCGCGGCCTGCGTCACCGTCGTGGCCTTCCGGTCCGCGGCCAGCGCACGCACACCAATGCCCGCACCCGCAAGGGTCCGGCAAAGGCGATTGCCGGCAAGAAGAAGTAA
- the rpsK gene encoding 30S ribosomal protein S11 translates to MAKEAARVRRRERKNISSGVAHVNSTFNNTMITITDAQGNAIAWSSAGAKGFKGSRKSTPFAAQMAAEDCAKKAQEHGMRSLEVEVCGPGSGRESALRALQAAGFTITSIRDVTPIPHNGCRPRKKRRV, encoded by the coding sequence ATGGCCAAGGAAGCCGCACGCGTCCGCCGTCGCGAACGCAAGAATATCTCGTCGGGCGTTGCTCACGTGAACTCGACGTTTAACAACACCATGATCACCATTACCGACGCGCAGGGCAATGCCATTGCCTGGTCGTCTGCTGGTGCCAAGGGTTTCAAGGGTTCGCGCAAGTCGACGCCGTTCGCTGCCCAGATGGCTGCAGAGGATTGCGCCAAGAAGGCCCAGGAACACGGCATGCGTTCGCTGGAAGTCGAAGTCTGCGGCCCCGGTTCGGGCCGTGAGTCGGCTCTGCGCGCGCTGCAGGCTGCCGGTTTCACGATCACGTCGATCCGCGATGTGACGCCGATCCCGCACAATGGCTGCCGCCCGCGCAAGAAGCGCCGCGTCTAA
- a CDS encoding DNA-directed RNA polymerase subunit alpha encodes MIQKNWQELIKPNKVEFSSSGRTKATLVAEPLERGFGLTLGNALRRVLLSSLRGAAVTAVQIDGVLHEFSSIPGVREDVTDIVLNIKEIAIKMDGDETKRMVVRKQGPGVVKAGDIQTVGDVEILNPEHVICTLDEGAEIRMEFTVANGKGYVPADRNRAEDAPIGLIPVDSLYSPVKKVSYKVENTREGQVLDYDKLTMTIETDGSVTGEDAVAFAARIIQDQLGVFVNFDEPQKETEEEAVTELAFNPALLKKVDELELSVRSANCLKNDNIVYIGDLIQKTEAEMLRTPNFGRKSLNEIKEVLASMGLHLGMEVPAWPPENIDDLAKRYEDQY; translated from the coding sequence ATGATCCAGAAAAACTGGCAGGAACTGATCAAGCCGAACAAGGTGGAGTTCTCCTCCTCGGGCCGCACCAAGGCGACGCTGGTTGCCGAGCCGCTCGAGCGTGGCTTCGGTCTCACCCTCGGCAACGCGCTTCGTCGCGTGCTTCTGTCGTCGCTGCGCGGCGCTGCCGTGACCGCCGTCCAGATCGACGGCGTGCTGCATGAATTCTCCTCGATCCCGGGCGTTCGCGAAGATGTCACCGACATCGTCCTGAACATCAAGGAAATCGCCATCAAGATGGATGGCGACGAGACCAAGCGTATGGTCGTGCGCAAGCAAGGCCCTGGCGTCGTGAAGGCTGGTGACATCCAGACCGTCGGCGATGTCGAAATTCTGAACCCCGAGCACGTCATCTGCACCCTCGACGAGGGCGCGGAGATCCGCATGGAGTTCACGGTCGCCAACGGCAAGGGCTATGTGCCTGCCGACCGCAACCGCGCCGAAGACGCGCCGATCGGCCTCATCCCGGTCGACAGCCTCTATTCGCCGGTCAAGAAGGTTTCGTACAAGGTCGAAAACACCCGTGAGGGCCAGGTTCTCGACTACGACAAGCTGACCATGACCATCGAAACCGACGGTTCGGTCACGGGTGAAGATGCAGTGGCTTTCGCTGCCCGCATCATCCAGGACCAGCTTGGCGTCTTTGTCAATTTCGACGAGCCGCAGAAGGAAACCGAGGAAGAAGCCGTCACCGAACTGGCCTTCAACCCGGCGCTCCTCAAGAAGGTCGACGAGCTGGAACTTTCGGTCCGTTCGGCGAACTGCCTGAAGAACGACAACATCGTCTATATCGGCGATCTCATCCAGAAGACCGAAGCGGAGATGCTCCGTACGCCGAACTTTGGCCGCAAGTCGCTGAACGAGATCAAGGAAGTGCTGGCCTCCATGGGTCTGCATCTCGGCATGGAAGTGCCCGCCTGGCCGCCGGAAAATATCGACGATCTCGCCAAGCGCTACGAAGACCAGTATTAA
- the rplQ gene encoding 50S ribosomal protein L17 produces MRHRNAGRKLNRTASHRKAMFANMAVSLIVHEQIVTTLPKAKEIRPIVEKLVTLGKRGDLHARRQALSQIKDQDAVRKLFDAIASRYADRHGGYLRIMKAGFRAGDNAPLAVIEFVERDVDAKGAADRARVEAEEREAEAA; encoded by the coding sequence ATGCGCCATCGCAATGCAGGCCGCAAGCTCAACCGGACCGCAAGCCACCGCAAGGCGATGTTCGCCAACATGGCCGTGTCCCTGATCGTCCATGAGCAGATCGTCACGACTCTGCCCAAGGCCAAGGAAATCCGCCCGATCGTCGAGAAGCTCGTTACGCTCGGCAAGCGCGGTGACCTGCATGCGCGCCGCCAGGCGCTCTCGCAGATCAAGGACCAAGACGCAGTGCGCAAGCTGTTCGACGCGATCGCTTCGCGTTACGCAGACCGTCACGGCGGCTATCTGCGCATCATGAAGGCTGGCTTCCGCGCCGGTGACAACGCTCCGCTCGCCGTCATCGAGTTCGTGGAACGCGACGTCGACGCCAAGGGTGCAGCAGACCGCGCCCGCGTCGAAGCCGAAGAGCGGGAAGCAGAAGCCGCGTAA
- a CDS encoding thermonuclease family protein yields MGSQLLARLGQSMQLGIVALAVVGGHHLLTSETGEKLVTELVTKPAGEVIAHVETARRSAPAQTGTQTATPAKPTPPMPVPSVDRQATTAAIDRDAVRPPAPIPAAVQITMCGSGARINCVVDGDTIWLGGQNIRIADIDTPEIFSPQCAAERERGERAARRLQQLVNAGPIELRRGLRDEDRYGRKLRTLHRGGRSLGDILVAEGLARKWDGARRGWCA; encoded by the coding sequence TTGGGCAGCCAGTTGCTCGCCAGGCTCGGTCAGAGCATGCAGCTTGGCATCGTCGCGCTTGCCGTCGTCGGCGGACACCATCTGCTGACCAGCGAGACCGGCGAGAAGCTCGTGACCGAGCTGGTGACGAAGCCGGCAGGCGAGGTCATCGCCCATGTCGAAACGGCACGCAGGTCCGCTCCGGCCCAGACGGGGACCCAAACTGCCACCCCGGCCAAACCAACGCCGCCCATGCCGGTCCCTTCCGTCGACAGGCAGGCAACGACCGCCGCAATCGACAGGGACGCCGTTCGTCCCCCTGCCCCGATCCCCGCCGCGGTGCAAATCACCATGTGCGGCTCTGGAGCCCGCATCAACTGCGTGGTCGATGGCGACACGATCTGGCTTGGCGGCCAGAACATCCGCATCGCCGATATCGACACGCCGGAAATCTTCAGCCCGCAATGCGCGGCCGAGCGCGAACGGGGCGAGCGAGCAGCCCGGCGCCTGCAGCAGCTCGTCAATGCGGGGCCAATAGAGCTGCGGAGAGGACTTCGCGACGAGGACCGCTATGGCCGCAAGCTGCGCACGCTGCATCGCGGCGGCCGCTCGCTCGGAGATATCCTTGTCGCCGAAGGTCTCGCCCGCAAATGGGATGGCGCGAGGCGCGGCTGGTGCGCCTGA
- a CDS encoding zinc-dependent alcohol dehydrogenase has protein sequence MRALCWHGKGDIRCDSVDDPTIEDDGDIIIKVTSCAICGSDLHLMDGYMPTMESGDVLGHETMGEVIEVGRSVKKFQVGDRVVVPFNMACGQCYFCKKQLFSLCDRSNRNAEMARKVMGHSPSGLFGYSHMLGGYAGGQAEYLRVPFADVGPIKVPDGLPDDQVLFLSDIFPTGYMAAENAQIEPGDTVAIWGCGPVGQFAIQSAWMLGAGRVIAIDTVPERLEMARSHGKAETLDFKDVNVYDALMEMTGGRGPDSCIDCVGTEADAGASADSMLDKAKAALMLGTDGPHVLREMIFSCRKGGTLSIPGVYVGMVDHLPFGPAMNKALTFKMGQTHTHRYLEPLLQKVVEGEIDPSFVITHHATLEEGPDMYKAFRDKTDGCVKVVMRP, from the coding sequence ATGAGAGCACTGTGCTGGCACGGCAAGGGCGACATTCGCTGCGATTCGGTGGACGATCCGACGATCGAAGACGATGGCGACATCATCATCAAGGTGACGTCCTGTGCGATCTGTGGATCGGACCTCCACCTGATGGACGGCTATATGCCGACGATGGAATCGGGCGACGTCCTCGGCCACGAGACCATGGGCGAGGTGATCGAGGTCGGCCGCTCGGTCAAGAAGTTCCAGGTGGGAGACCGGGTCGTCGTACCATTCAACATGGCCTGCGGGCAGTGCTACTTCTGCAAGAAGCAGCTGTTTTCGCTTTGCGATCGCTCCAACCGAAACGCCGAGATGGCGCGCAAGGTGATGGGCCACTCACCCTCCGGTCTCTTCGGCTATTCGCACATGCTCGGCGGCTATGCGGGCGGCCAAGCGGAGTATCTGCGCGTGCCGTTTGCCGATGTCGGTCCGATCAAGGTGCCGGACGGGCTGCCGGACGATCAGGTGCTGTTCCTCTCCGACATCTTCCCGACCGGCTACATGGCGGCTGAAAATGCGCAGATCGAGCCGGGCGACACGGTCGCGATCTGGGGCTGCGGTCCGGTTGGCCAGTTCGCCATCCAGAGCGCCTGGATGCTCGGTGCCGGACGGGTCATCGCCATCGACACCGTGCCGGAGCGTCTGGAGATGGCGCGCTCGCACGGCAAGGCGGAGACGCTCGATTTCAAGGATGTGAATGTCTATGACGCGCTGATGGAGATGACCGGCGGGCGCGGCCCGGACAGCTGCATCGACTGCGTCGGCACCGAAGCGGATGCGGGCGCCAGCGCCGATTCCATGCTGGACAAGGCTAAGGCAGCGCTGATGCTGGGCACTGACGGGCCGCATGTGCTGCGCGAGATGATCTTCTCATGCCGCAAGGGCGGCACGCTGTCTATCCCGGGCGTCTATGTAGGGATGGTGGATCATCTTCCCTTTGGCCCGGCCATGAACAAGGCGCTGACCTTCAAGATGGGCCAGACGCACACGCACCGCTATCTCGAGCCGCTGCTGCAGAAGGTGGTGGAGGGTGAGATCGATCCGAGCTTCGTCATCACGCATCACGCAACGCTGGAAGAAGGACCGGACATGTACAAGGCGTTCCGGGACAAAACCGACGGATGCGTGAAGGTGGTGATGCGGCCTTAA
- a CDS encoding NAD-dependent epimerase/dehydratase family protein produces MSKRIVFTGGSGKAGRHAVAYLKAQRHTVLNVDLKPLDIEGVNTLTADLTDSGQVFNALSMHFGFEGFETGKGPAPVDAVVHFAAIPRVLLQPDNETFKANVTSTYNVIEAATKLGIRKIIIASSETTYGVCFAEGDKDYKQFPLDEDYDIDPMDSYGLSKLVNEKTGRAFAERTGADIYALRIGNVIEPEDYARFPAFLADPLSRKRNAWSYIDARDLGQIVNLCIAKDGLGFQLFNAVNDEITANEPSAEFLAKWAPNTPITQPMDGFEAPISNAKIRKVLGFKEQHNWRQYVPGAERQAH; encoded by the coding sequence ATGAGCAAACGCATCGTTTTCACCGGCGGCAGCGGCAAGGCCGGGCGGCATGCGGTCGCCTATCTCAAGGCGCAGCGCCATACGGTGCTCAATGTCGATCTGAAGCCGCTCGACATCGAGGGGGTCAACACGCTGACGGCCGACCTGACGGACAGCGGCCAGGTCTTCAATGCGCTTTCGATGCATTTCGGGTTTGAAGGCTTCGAGACCGGCAAGGGGCCGGCGCCGGTCGATGCCGTGGTGCATTTCGCGGCCATTCCGCGGGTGCTGCTCCAGCCGGACAACGAGACGTTCAAGGCGAACGTCACCTCGACCTACAATGTCATCGAAGCGGCCACCAAACTCGGCATTCGCAAGATCATCATCGCGTCCAGCGAAACCACCTACGGCGTCTGCTTTGCCGAGGGCGACAAGGACTACAAGCAGTTTCCGCTGGACGAGGACTACGACATCGATCCGATGGACAGCTACGGCCTGTCGAAGCTGGTGAACGAAAAGACCGGCAGGGCTTTTGCCGAACGCACGGGCGCCGACATCTACGCGCTGCGCATCGGCAACGTGATCGAACCGGAAGATTATGCCCGCTTCCCGGCCTTCCTCGCCGATCCGCTGTCGCGCAAGCGCAATGCCTGGAGCTACATCGACGCCCGCGATCTCGGCCAGATCGTGAATCTGTGCATCGCCAAGGATGGTCTGGGCTTCCAGTTGTTCAACGCCGTGAACGACGAGATCACGGCCAATGAACCGAGTGCAGAATTCCTCGCCAAATGGGCGCCGAACACGCCGATTACGCAGCCGATGGACGGGTTTGAAGCCCCCATCTCGAACGCGAAGATCCGAAAAGTGCTTGGCTTCAAGGAACAGCACAATTGGCGCCAATACGTGCCGGGCGCCGAACGGCAAGCCCACTAG